The genomic window TGCCGCCCCATCTCTGTGAAGCTCTCAAGCTCCAGCAGATGCTGGCCATTCTGTGCGGGCTCTACCGCTTCGTGTTCCAGCATCCAAGTATGCGGATGGGGAATAAACACGGCATGGAGGCCCGCAGCCAGGGCAGGATTAATGTCTGACTTGGGGCTGTTACCAACCATCCATGTTGACCGATGGTCCAGGTCATACTTTTTGCGCACAAAACGGTATGCGTCCGGGTCCTTCTCCTTCGGCACCTCGACTGCAACAAAATAGGCTGCGAGTCCGGAGCGCATCAGCTTGTCCTTCTGCTCAAACTCATTCCCTTTGGTCATCAGAATGAGCCGGTGTCTTGACGCCAAAGAAGGCAGCACATCTGCTACCCCGGGCAGAAGCTGGATCTCATACCGGCTGATCGATTGTGCAAAGCCAACGATCCGCTCATGCTTTTCCGCTGGAATCGGAGAGCTGCTCAGACGCTCAAAGCACACAATCAGGGAATGCTGAAAGCTGGCCAGGCCATAGCCCCGCTCCCTGACCGTCTCCCGCTCCACGTCATTCAGAAACGAGCGCACCTCTTCGGCAGAATAACATTCATGGTTTAAGTAGGAGATGAAGTCTGCGATGGCACGCTCAAAGTAGATATTGTTCTCCCACAGCGTGTCATCGGCATCCAGCAGCAGTGTCTGGCCGGGAGCAATCGTCGAAGAAAAAGCCACTCCTTCAGATTAGCAAAGCCTGGACGTGCCCGCTGGCTGCCCTCCAGCCAGGGTTGCCTGGATTTGTGTCTGTTTTTTTCAAAAGGTGCGCCATCTTTTTCCGTAAATTGGGGTTCCTATCATTCAGGATTACTTTGCAATTTTTTCAAAACATCTTCGGGGAGGAGATATTTTCGGCCGATGAAGCTGAGACGCACCATCCTGAATACGATATGCGCCTCTTTTCTGATTTTTATCGGGGGCCTGCGCGCCCACGCGGATGCGGCCCTGCTTCTGGAAGAGCCCTTCGGCGAATTTGGCAACATGAACCCGACTGGACATGCGGCCATCTATCTGGACCACGTCTGCGCGGCCTCCCTGACGCAGCTCCGTCTCTGCGCCCCCGGTGAACCCGGCGTGGTCATCAGTCGCTATCACAAAATCGGCGGATACGATTGGCTTGCGGTCCCTTTGATTCCATACCTGTACGCCGTGGATGATCCGGAGGAGGTGCCGGAGACCATCACGCCACAGCAGGAGGCACGCCTGCGCAATCTGTATCGTCGCCAGCACCTTCTCAGCGTTGCGCCCGACGACCCCAGGCATGAGTTTCCTGGCGGAGAGTGGATCCAGCTTATCGGCGCCTCCTATGACCGAAAAATCTTCGGCTATCAGATTGAAACCTCCCGCGCGCAAGACGAGCGATTCATCGCCGCCTTCAATGCCCGCCCCAACCGCAGCCACTTCAATCTGTTTTTTAACAATTGCGCAAATTTTGCGGAAGCCGTCTTCAATTTTTACTACCCTCATTCCATCCATAGAAATTTCATCGCGGACACTGGTCTGATGACCCCCAAACAGGCTGCACGGAGCCTGGTGGCTTACAGCAAGCGCCACCCTGACCTGAAGTTCACTGCTTTTGTCATCCCGCAGGTAAAAGGGACCACCCATCGCAGCGATTCCGTGGATGGGGTCCTTGAATCGCTGGTCAAATCCAAAAAGTACGTGGTGCCCATTGTCGCCTTTCACCCTCTCGTTGCAGGGGGGCTTCTGGCGGCTTATCTCACCGATGGCAGGTTCCATCCCGGCGCAGACGCCAGACTCTTTGACCCCGCGCAGGAGTTTGCGCAGAACAGGGCCCCCGCGCCCCCCATCGCCGGATCTGGGACCTCAGAAGCAGCAAAAGTGCAGCAGGAACGCGCGATTGGCGGCGGTACAAAGTAGCCCGGGCCAGTTCCTCCTGGAAGTTCGGCCCGTCCGGCAATTTGAAAATTTGTAACTGAAGTATTGACAAATGCTGCTTCAGACGAGCATCCTGTTGCGTTTTGTTGGTTTTCTTGTGTTTGTATGCCTCCCTGGCCTGGCAGACAATGTTCTGTCAGGCTATTTTTTATGTCCACTGCTGAACAAAACCAGAGACCCCTTGAAGCCGGTATCGTCACCGATTTCCGCGACCGCATGAACTATGCGGGCTATCTGTGCCTGGACGCCCTGCTCGCGCAGCAGCGTCCCTTGTCCAACCCGCCCCATCATGACGAAATGCTGTTTATTATCCAGCATCAGGTGTCTGAGCTGTGGATCAAACAGCTGATCCATGAGCTGACCGCAGCCATCCGCTTCGTTCAGCAGGACCAGCTCGATCCCTGCTTCAAAATCCTGTCCCGGGTCAAGCTCATCCAGATGCAGCTCTTTGACCAGTGGGCCGTGCTGGAGACCCTCACCCCCTCCGAGTACATGGAGTTTCGCAGCGTCCTCGGCCATGCCTCCGGATTTCAGTCCTTCCAGTACCGAAAACTCGAATTTCTGCTTGGAAACAAAAACAAGGATGCGGTCCGTGTGTTTTCCCATGCGCCAGAGATCTATCAGGACCTCGAAAAGACCTTGTATTCTCCCAGCCTCTACGATGAGTTTCTGTGTCATCTCAGGAGACGCGGCCTGGATGTTCCCGATGCCTGCGTGCAACGTGACTGGTCCGGACCCTATCAAAAGAACGAGCAGTTGGTCGAGGTCTTTCGGCTGATCTATGAGCGTCCCCGGGACTACTGGGACGCCTATGAAATGTGCGAAAAGCTGGTCGATGTCGAAGAATACTTCCAGCTCTGGCGCTTCCGCCACATGAAGACTGTAGAGCGCATCATCGGCTTCCGCCCAGGCACCGGCGGTTCTTCCGGTGTGGGATTCTTAAAGCAGGCCCTGGAGCTTACCTTCTTTCCGGAGCTCTTCGCCGTCCGCACATGGTTAAAACAGAAATGAACCCGACGATCCATGCGGCCGTTTCGCAGCTTGGCCCCGGACCTCTTACCGAAGAGGCCGTCCAGCGGCACCTGGCCCCTCTTTTTTCGCGCGTGCTCTCAGGCGATCGGATCTACCTTGCCAACCATTCTCTGGGCAGGCCCCTGGACACGATGGCCGATGATGTGCGCGAAGCCATCACGCTTTGGGAAACGAAACTCGGCGATGCCTGGGACGAGTGGCTGGCCGAGCGCGAGGCCTTCCGCGCCCGCATTGCTGGGCTGCTGAAAGCACCCCGCACAGATTGCATTGTGCCGAAGACCTCCGCCGGACAGGGACTGCGTGCCGTGCTCAACGCCCTGCCCGGCAGGCCCCGTGTCCTCAGCACGCGCGGGGAATTTGATTCGATTGACCTCATCCTCAAGCAATACGCCTCGCTGGGGCGCATCGCGCTGAGCTGGGCAGAGCCGGATGCAGAAGGACACTTTTCTGCGGAGAAAATTGCCAGCCATCTCCGCGGCCAGATTGATCTCGTGGTCGTCTCTCAGGTCATGTTTGAGACCAGCCAGGTGGTCGGTCCTCTCGACCAGCTGGCCGATGCCTGTCACGCCACAGGCGCCCAACTGCTCGTCGACGCTTATCATGCCATCGGCGTCTTGCCTGTGGACGTATCTGCCATGCACGTCGATTTCATGATCGGGGGCAGTTACAAATATCTGCGCGGCGGGCCGGGAGCGGCCTTCCTTTATCTTTCCCCGCGTGCCCTCGATGGGTCCCTGCGTCCGCTCGACACGGGATGGTTCGCGCGGGAGGACTTTTTTGCCTTTCAGCGCAGCGAGACTCCCCTCTTAAAACCAGGAGGAGATGCTTTTCTTGAGGCCACCCCACCGGTGCTGTCCTGGTATCAGGCACGCAGCGGCCAGCAGTTCACTCTTGCTGTGGGTGTCGAGCGGTTACGCGAATACGGTCTGCGCCAGCTCCAGCGATTTCGACAATATCTTGCCGATTTTGGCATCCACTCCACCGGCGGCGGACACAGCCATGGCGCCTTTCTCACCGTACGTCATCCACAAGCTGATCGACTCGCCGTCCAACTCAAAGAACGCAACATCATCACGGATGCCCGCGGCAGTCATCTTCGTCTCTGCCCTGATTGCCTCACACGGGACGAGGAGATGCGTGCCGCAGCAGCAGCCCTGGCAGAAATCCTCTGATCTGGTCCGTTACGGCTGCCGTTGCTTTTGCCATGCATCCAGCGCCAGATTCAGCTCTAGAACATGGACGCGCGGCTCTCCCAGGATTCCAAACTGCGGCGCTTCGATATGCTCCATGACCAGACGGCGCACCGCTCCCTCATCCATCCCACGCGCCTGCGCGACCCGATGCACCTGGTAGAGCGCGGCAGCCGGACTGATATCAGGATCGAGACCGGAACCAGAGGCCGTCACCAGGTCGACTGGCACCGGCCGGCCTCCAGATTCCTGCTGGTATTTCGCAGCATCCTGCTCAATGCGAGTAACCAGCTTCTGGCTTGATGGAGCCAGGTTAGACCCGCCGGATGCACTGGCGTCGTAGCCATTGCCCGCCGCTGATGGTCGGCCGTGGAAGTATCTCTCGCTCGTAAAGTTCTGCCCGATAAGGCGCGACCCCAGGACCTGACCGTCGTGCACAATCAACTGTCCATCGGCCTGGTACGGAAAGACCAGATGTGCAAATGCAGTCATGGCGAGCGGATAAGCGATCCCCAGGATGATAGTGGTCACCAACGTAAAGCGGACCGAGATGACAAGCGCCTGTTTCATTCCTTCTCCTCACACCAGATGAAGCCCGTTTAGCACGACATCAATCAGCTTGATCCCGAAAAAAGGCACAAGGATTCCGCCAACGCCATAGATCAGCAGATTGCGCCGCAGCAGTATTTGCGCCGGTTTTGGCTCATATTTCACCCCGCGCAGCGCCAGCGGAATCAGCGCAATGATGATTACCGCATTGAAGATGACAGCAGAAAGGATGGCCGAATGCGGGGTCTTCAGATGCATGATGTTCAGCGCATTCAGCACAGGAAATACACCTGCGAACATCGCCGGAATGATGGCGAAGTATTTCGCAACATCATTGGCGATGGAAAATGTGGTCAGGGCGCCACGCGTCATCAGCAGTTGTTTGCCAATCTCCACAATCTCAATCAGCTTGGTTGGATTCGAATCCAGGTCCACCATATTGCCGGCCTCTTTTGCTGCCTGCGTTCCTGTATTCATGGCCACGCCCACATCAGCCTGGGCCAGGGCCGGCGCGTCGTTGGTCCCATCACCCGTCATGGCGACAAGTTTTCCTTTCGCCTGCTCACGCTTGATCAGCGCCATCTTGTCTTCCGGCCTGGCCTCGGCCAGAAAATCATCGACTCCCGCCTCCCGTGCAATCACTGCCGCCGTCAGCGGATTGTCGCCCGTAATCATAATGGTGCGGATACCCATCGCGCGCAGCCGCGCCAGCCGCTCGCGCAGGCCGCCTTTCACAATGTCCTTGAGATACACCACGCCCAGCGCCACATCGTTTTCTGCAACCACAAGCGGGGTCCCGCCCAGGCGCGCAATCTCCTCCACCTTGTCGCTCACCTTGCGCGGCAGTGACGCCCCTTGCTGCTCCAGAAAACGGGCAATCGCGTCAGCCGACCCCTTCCGGATTTTTGTACCGGGAAGGTCGACGCCAGACATGCGCGTCTGCGCCGTGAACGGAACAAACTGGGCCTGCATTCCGCTCACATCGCGCCCGCGCAGATTGTATTTTTCCTTGGCCAGCACAACAATCGAGCGCCCCTCCGGCGTCTCGTCTGCCAGCGAAGCCAGCTGCGCCGCGTCGGCCAGCCGCTCGGTGCTGATTCCCGGCGCGGGACAGAACTCGGCCGCCTGACGGTTGCCCAGGGTGATCGTACCTGTCTTGTCCAAAAGCAGCGTGTTTACGTCGCCTGCTGCCTCCACTGCACGTCCTGACATGGCCAGCACGTTGTACTGCACCAGGCGGTCCATCCCTGCGATGCCGATGGCCGAGAGCAGCCCTCCAATCGTCGTCGGAATCAGACAAACCAAAAGAGAAACCAGCACAAAGACCGTCTGCGGCGCATGAGAGTAAATCGCAAATGGCTGTAGCGTCGCAACAGCCAGCAGAAAGACAATCGTCAGTCCGGAAAGCAAAATGCTCAGCGCAATCTCATTGGGGGTCTTCTGCCGCTGTGCACCCTCCACCAGCGCAATCATACGGTCCAGAAATGTCTCGCCAGGGTTGGATGTAATGCGCACTTTGATCCAGTCAGACAGGACTCGCGTCCCGCCCGTGACCGCCGAGCGGTCTCCGCCCGCCTCGCGGATCACCGGCGCCGACTCTCCGGTGATGGCCGACTCGTCCACGGAGGCCACACCTTCGATGACCTCTCCATCGCCTGCAATGAACTGTCCGGCTTCTACCCGGATCACATCTCCGGCGCGGAGCTGCGAGCTGTTGACCGCTTCCACAGTGCCGTCTTTCTTCAACCGGTAGGCGATCGTTTCCCCCTTGGCTTTGCGCAGCGTCTCGGCCTGTGCCTTGCCGCGGCCTTCCGCCATTGCTTCTGCAAAGTTTGCAAATAGCACGGTGAACCAGAGCCAGAGAGTAATTTGCAGATCAAAACCGAAGCCAGCACGGTGCTGGACAATGTCTTGTATCAGCAGCCCTGTCGTGACAATGCTGCCAATCTCCACAACGAACATCACCGGGTTCTTCACCATGACCCGCGGGTCCAGCTTGGTGAACGCACCAGCAATGGCCTCACGAAGAATTTCCGGGTTCCAGAGATTTTGCCTTTTCGCCATGTCTGTTCTCCATCTAAAAGAGCTGCCCGGCGCGCAGAAGCAGGTGTTCAAGCACCGGACCCAGGCTCAGGACCGGGAAGAACGTCAACGCACCGACAATCAGAATCACGCCCGTCAGCAGGACCGTGAACAGGCCGCTATTCACCGGAAAAGTGCCCGGCGATGGAGGCACACTCTTCTTCTGCGCCAGGTTCCCCGCCATGGCCAGCATGGGCACCATCATCAGAAATCGCCCGATCAGCATCGTGGCCCCCAGGCTGAGGTTGTACCAGTGCGTGTTGGCATTCAGCCCCGCAAATGCCGAACCATTGTTTCCTGCTGCCGAGGTAAAGGCATAAAGAATTTCACTTAAGCCATGTGGACCGCCATTGTTCAAGCTGCTCAGACCCATTTGCGGAGCAAGCACGGAAATCGCCGTCAGCACCAGGATCACCAGCGGGAAAATCAGTACGTACAGCATCGCCATCTTCACGTCATAGGCTTCGATCTTTTTGCCCAGATACTCCGGCGTCCGCCCCACCATCAGCCCGGCAATAAAGACAGCCAGCACCACATACACCAGGATCCCGTAAAGCCCCGAACCTACGCCGCCAAAAACAATTTCGCCCAGCATGATGTTTGCCAGCGGGACCAACCCGCCCAGCGGCATGAAGGAATCATGCATGGAATTGACCGCGCCACAGCTTGCGTCCGTCGTAATCGTCGCAAAGAGCGCCGACTGCGAAATGCCAAAGCGCACCTCTTTGCCCTCCATGTTCCCGCCCGGCTGAAGAGGGCCTGTTCGCTGGTCCACTCCATGCAGCAGAGGATGCGGCTGGGCCTCCGCCCACCAGGTAGCGACGAATCCGGCAACGAAGAGCACCGTCATGCAGGCAAAGACCGCTCGTCCGTGCCCCGGCGCTCCCGTCATCTTCCCCAACGTGACCGTCAGTGCAGCGGGAACCAGAAAGATCGAAAGCATCTCAAGAAAATTCGTCAATGGCGTCGGGTTCTCAAAGGGATGCGCGCTGTTTGCGTTAAAAAATCCGCCTCCATTGGTGCCAAGCATCTTGATGGCTTCCTGCGAGGCCACCGGCCCTTGTGCAATGGTCTGCTTCTGGTGCTCCAGCGTGACCGCTGTGGTGTAAGGTTTCAGGTTCTGGATGACTCCTTGCTGGACCAGAAGCCCGGCAAAGACAATACAGATGGGCAGCAAAAGATAAAGCACCGCGCGCGTCACATCCACCCAGAAGTTGCCGATGGTCTTTGATTCCCTTCGCGCAATGCCGCGCACCAGGGCAATCGCCACGGCAATGCCCACCGCTGCGCTCAAAAAGTTGTGATATGCGAGCCCCACCATCTGCGTGAAGTAGCTCATCGTAGTTTCCGGCACATAAGACTGCCAGTTGGTGTTGGTAGTAAATGAAGCGGCCGTGTTCCAGGCCAGGTCCGGGGCTACTCCGGCCAGATGCTGCGGGTTCCATGGCAGCCAGCGCTGCATCCGCTCAATCCCATAGGTCAGCAACATGGAGACGAAGCTGCACAGCAGCATGGAGACGGTATATTCACCCCATGTCATTTCCTCCTCGCCGCGCACGCCGAACAGCCGATACAGAAGGCCTTCGACTGGCTTCAGCACGGGGTCGGCAAAGGTGCGTTCTCCAGCAAAGACCCGCGCCAAATACAGCCCCAGAGGCCGCATCAAAAGCACAAGCACACCAAACAGCAGCAGAAATTGTAGCCACCCATGGACCGTCATATTCAGAATTTCTCCGGATAAAGCAGAGTGGCCACCAGATAGGCCATCACCACGACCGTTACCGCAAGCACAATCAGGGTAAGCATGCTCATGATCGTCACCTCAGGCGCTCACACGCGCGCACATAAACCAGCGCGATGACAAAGAACACAAACGTGAAAAGAAGCAGCAGAATGTCCCACATAAACGGACCTCTCAGCAAGGCCGTTATCAGTAGACCCTCAGGGCGCTAAATCGCGTGTAAGGAAGATATAAAGAAGTCGTAAAGACGGACTATTCCACGCCTTCGGGAAGAAAGCGGTAGCCCACCCACGGTTCGGTCTGGATATATTCCTTCTCCGGACCGCCGCCGAGCTTCCTGCGGAGCTGGCCGATAAAGACCCGCAGATACTCCGGTTGCTGCGCCGATTGCGCGCCCCATACGGCGGTAAGAAGAGCGCGGTGCGTAATCACCTTGCCCCGATTTCTCGCCAGATATAGCAGCAGATCAAACTCCTTCGGCGTCAGATGCACTGCCTTGCCCTGCACCGTCACCGCATGGGCGGCTGGATCAATACGGAAGTCTCCTGCTTCGATACACTGGGCCGTCTCTCGTTCCGGGGCCCGGCGCAGATGCGCGCGGACGCGCGCCAGCAGCTCCTGCGCGCTGAAAGGCTTCGTCACATAGTCGTCCGCACCAGCATCCAGGGCCTCAATCTTGGTGCGCTCCTGGTCGCGCACAGAAAGAAGAAGGATCGGCACCTGGCTCTTCACCCGGATGGCGCGGGTCAGCTCGATGCCATTCATCCCCGGCATCATCAGGTCAGTAATAATCAGGTCCGGGGGCCATTCCTGCACCAGCCGCAGCGCCTCCTCTGGATCATTTGCCGTGCGTACATCATGCCCCTGCGCAGAGAGCGAGGCGCGCAGGACCCGCGTAATCTGGACTTCATCGTCAATCACAAGAACACGTGCGGCCATACTCCCCATAAAGTATCATCACCAACGAATGCCCAAGAACTTCAGCCCGCGATTTCTCAGCATCGTGCGGTACATCCTCTCGACCGCACTTGCCTGTGCTCTCGTAGCGCTCTTCCGACTTGTGATTCACGTCAATCCTGCCACGGCTGCACTCAGTTTTCTCGTTCTGGTGCTGCTGGTTGCCTCGCGCTGGCCCCTGGCCCATTCCATCTACCTTTCCGTACTCTGCACCCTGCTCTATAACTTCTTTTTTCTTCCTCCGATCGGGACCCTGACCATCGCTGATCCGCAGAACTGGGTCGCGCTCTCCGTCTTTCTCGCAACCGGAATTCTGGTAAGTCATCTGGCGGAAAACGCCCGCAGGCAGCGCTCTCTTTCCGAACAGCGCCGTCGCGAGGTCGAACGCCTGTATGAATTCAGCCAGCAGCTCCTCCTTCATGAGGACCTGCACACCCTCGCCCGGGAAACCCCCTCCATGGCCGCGCGTGTCTTTGAGCTCCGCGCCGTGGCAATCTACCTTCGCGAACGCGATGCGGTCTATGATTCTGATCCGGAACATGCCCTGCTTCCCGCAATCGACTTAAAGCAGGCCGCGCAAAACCCGGAGGCCGGCTTCCGCAGAGAATCCGATGTCTGCGTCCTTCCCTTAATGCTAGGTCTGCGCTGCATCGGCTCGCTGGCCGTTCGTGACAGCGGCGACTCGCAACAGATGTATGAAGCCATTGGCGGACTGATCGCCATTGCCCTGGAACGCGCCGCCGCCCTGGAGCGCTCCAGCCGCATGGAGGCCGTCCGCGAAGGAGAACGCCTGCGCACGGCCTTGCTCGACTCCATTACCCACGAGCTGCGAACCCCGCTCACCGCCATCCGCGCCGCTGCCACCAGCCTTCTTTCGCAGCCCTCCCTGCCGGAAGCAGCGCGTCGCGAAATGTATTCCATTGTGGATGAAGAATGCCAGCGTCTGGACCGCCTGATTGCCGAAGCCGTTGAGATGGCGCAACTGGACTCGGCCGGCCTGCGCGTCCGTCCTCTCATGCAGAACATTCGTAATCTCGTAGACTCCGTCCTTGAGCAGGAGGAGCCGCGACTTCGCACCCGCCCTGTGCAGGTCATCGTGCCCGCAGAGCTTCCCGACATCCCAATGGATCCCGACCTGGTGCGCCGGGTACTTCGTCATCTCATCGAGAATGCCGTCAAATACTCGCCCGCAAAGTCTCCCATCCTCATTCGGGCTGGGCTTTCCACCGGCCGTCTTTTGGTACAAGTGGAAAATCAGGGCTCCGGAATTAACCCGGCCGACCTGCCCTTCATCTTCGACAAGTTTTATCGTGGTAGCAGCCAGCGCGGCCGCGTCGAAGGCAGCGGTCTGGGCCTTTCCATTGCCCGCGCCATCCTCACCGCGCATGGCGGAGGAATCGAAGTCAGCAGCAGACCAGGACAGGGTGCCGTCTTCACCTTTTGGCTGCCATTTCGGATCTCAGGACAACCATGAACCATCCGGGGAGGCGTACTTCGATACCCTCACAGGGTCCGCACATACCCTGCACTCGGCTGGCGGCATCTTCCGATGGGGCGCGTGCAGTGGCAGGAACTGGATGCTTCTCGCGTCTCACTTCCGAGACGGAAGAAGCGTAGAGTCTTACTCGGCCTGCGCTAACACTGAAACCAGCTCAGCAACTTTGTCGAGGATCTGGCTCCAGCCTTCGAGTTGGCCGGTCTTCTTCGCCTCCTCCATACTTTCGTTGCCAATAAAGGTAAGCTTCGTCTGGCCGTTTCCGAGGTCCTCAAAGAGAGTGACATCGTAGGCGCCTTCGATGGCTTCGTGTTCGATGCCGTAGTGCTCGGGCTCGACCTTGTTGCCCCCGGCGTCGGCAAAGTACATGGAGGAGACGATTTTCTCCTGCGGGATGATCTCGTGGTACTCCCCGGCGTTCCAGAACTGCTGCCCGTCAGGCGACTGCATACAGCAAAGGAACTTGCCGCCGACGCGGAAGTCAATCTTGCAGACCGGAGCAGTAAAGCCCTTAGGTCCCCACCACTGCATGACATATTTCGGGTCGGTCCATGCCTTCCAAACCAGCTCGCGTGGGGCATCAAATACTCTGACGACGACCATCCGCTCAGTCTCGTTCACTGCTCTTGTCATTTTTGGCCTCCGCCATTTTCATTTGCTTGACCACTTCATCCAGCCTGTCGAAACTTTCATGCCAGAAGCGGCAATGTCAACAGGTATTTTTTAAGGAATCCGTGTAACACGGGGCTGCTTGTTGGTTGCAAGAGAAACCGC from Pseudacidobacterium ailaaui includes these protein-coding regions:
- a CDS encoding response regulator transcription factor — translated: MAARVLVIDDEVQITRVLRASLSAQGHDVRTANDPEEALRLVQEWPPDLIITDLMMPGMNGIELTRAIRVKSQVPILLLSVRDQERTKIEALDAGADDYVTKPFSAQELLARVRAHLRRAPERETAQCIEAGDFRIDPAAHAVTVQGKAVHLTPKEFDLLLYLARNRGKVITHRALLTAVWGAQSAQQPEYLRVFIGQLRRKLGGGPEKEYIQTEPWVGYRFLPEGVE
- a CDS encoding potassium-transporting ATPase subunit F, whose protein sequence is MSMLTLIVLAVTVVVMAYLVATLLYPEKF
- the kdpC gene encoding potassium-transporting ATPase subunit KdpC; this translates as MKQALVISVRFTLVTTIILGIAYPLAMTAFAHLVFPYQADGQLIVHDGQVLGSRLIGQNFTSERYFHGRPSAAGNGYDASASGGSNLAPSSQKLVTRIEQDAAKYQQESGGRPVPVDLVTASGSGLDPDISPAAALYQVHRVAQARGMDEGAVRRLVMEHIEAPQFGILGEPRVHVLELNLALDAWQKQRQP
- a CDS encoding HAD family hydrolase; amino-acid sequence: MAFSSTIAPGQTLLLDADDTLWENNIYFERAIADFISYLNHECYSAEEVRSFLNDVERETVRERGYGLASFQHSLIVCFERLSSSPIPAEKHERIVGFAQSISRYEIQLLPGVADVLPSLASRHRLILMTKGNEFEQKDKLMRSGLAAYFVAVEVPKEKDPDAYRFVRKKYDLDHRSTWMVGNSPKSDINPALAAGLHAVFIPHPHTWMLEHEAVEPAQNGQHLLELESFTEMGRHF
- the kdpA gene encoding potassium-transporting ATPase subunit KdpA yields the protein MTVHGWLQFLLLFGVLVLLMRPLGLYLARVFAGERTFADPVLKPVEGLLYRLFGVRGEEEMTWGEYTVSMLLCSFVSMLLTYGIERMQRWLPWNPQHLAGVAPDLAWNTAASFTTNTNWQSYVPETTMSYFTQMVGLAYHNFLSAAVGIAVAIALVRGIARRESKTIGNFWVDVTRAVLYLLLPICIVFAGLLVQQGVIQNLKPYTTAVTLEHQKQTIAQGPVASQEAIKMLGTNGGGFFNANSAHPFENPTPLTNFLEMLSIFLVPAALTVTLGKMTGAPGHGRAVFACMTVLFVAGFVATWWAEAQPHPLLHGVDQRTGPLQPGGNMEGKEVRFGISQSALFATITTDASCGAVNSMHDSFMPLGGLVPLANIMLGEIVFGGVGSGLYGILVYVVLAVFIAGLMVGRTPEYLGKKIEAYDVKMAMLYVLIFPLVILVLTAISVLAPQMGLSSLNNGGPHGLSEILYAFTSAAGNNGSAFAGLNANTHWYNLSLGATMLIGRFLMMVPMLAMAGNLAQKKSVPPSPGTFPVNSGLFTVLLTGVILIVGALTFFPVLSLGPVLEHLLLRAGQLF
- a CDS encoding tryptophan 2,3-dioxygenase, coding for MSTAEQNQRPLEAGIVTDFRDRMNYAGYLCLDALLAQQRPLSNPPHHDEMLFIIQHQVSELWIKQLIHELTAAIRFVQQDQLDPCFKILSRVKLIQMQLFDQWAVLETLTPSEYMEFRSVLGHASGFQSFQYRKLEFLLGNKNKDAVRVFSHAPEIYQDLEKTLYSPSLYDEFLCHLRRRGLDVPDACVQRDWSGPYQKNEQLVEVFRLIYERPRDYWDAYEMCEKLVDVEEYFQLWRFRHMKTVERIIGFRPGTGGSSGVGFLKQALELTFFPELFAVRTWLKQK
- a CDS encoding SRPBCC family protein, whose product is MTRAVNETERMVVVRVFDAPRELVWKAWTDPKYVMQWWGPKGFTAPVCKIDFRVGGKFLCCMQSPDGQQFWNAGEYHEIIPQEKIVSSMYFADAGGNKVEPEHYGIEHEAIEGAYDVTLFEDLGNGQTKLTFIGNESMEEAKKTGQLEGWSQILDKVAELVSVLAQAE
- a CDS encoding sensor histidine kinase, encoding MPKNFSPRFLSIVRYILSTALACALVALFRLVIHVNPATAALSFLVLVLLVASRWPLAHSIYLSVLCTLLYNFFFLPPIGTLTIADPQNWVALSVFLATGILVSHLAENARRQRSLSEQRRREVERLYEFSQQLLLHEDLHTLARETPSMAARVFELRAVAIYLRERDAVYDSDPEHALLPAIDLKQAAQNPEAGFRRESDVCVLPLMLGLRCIGSLAVRDSGDSQQMYEAIGGLIAIALERAAALERSSRMEAVREGERLRTALLDSITHELRTPLTAIRAAATSLLSQPSLPEAARREMYSIVDEECQRLDRLIAEAVEMAQLDSAGLRVRPLMQNIRNLVDSVLEQEEPRLRTRPVQVIVPAELPDIPMDPDLVRRVLRHLIENAVKYSPAKSPILIRAGLSTGRLLVQVENQGSGINPADLPFIFDKFYRGSSQRGRVEGSGLGLSIARAILTAHGGGIEVSSRPGQGAVFTFWLPFRISGQP
- a CDS encoding aminotransferase class V-fold PLP-dependent enzyme — translated: MNPTIHAAVSQLGPGPLTEEAVQRHLAPLFSRVLSGDRIYLANHSLGRPLDTMADDVREAITLWETKLGDAWDEWLAEREAFRARIAGLLKAPRTDCIVPKTSAGQGLRAVLNALPGRPRVLSTRGEFDSIDLILKQYASLGRIALSWAEPDAEGHFSAEKIASHLRGQIDLVVVSQVMFETSQVVGPLDQLADACHATGAQLLVDAYHAIGVLPVDVSAMHVDFMIGGSYKYLRGGPGAAFLYLSPRALDGSLRPLDTGWFAREDFFAFQRSETPLLKPGGDAFLEATPPVLSWYQARSGQQFTLAVGVERLREYGLRQLQRFRQYLADFGIHSTGGGHSHGAFLTVRHPQADRLAVQLKERNIITDARGSHLRLCPDCLTRDEEMRAAAAALAEIL
- the kdpB gene encoding potassium-transporting ATPase subunit KdpB; the protein is MAKRQNLWNPEILREAIAGAFTKLDPRVMVKNPVMFVVEIGSIVTTGLLIQDIVQHRAGFGFDLQITLWLWFTVLFANFAEAMAEGRGKAQAETLRKAKGETIAYRLKKDGTVEAVNSSQLRAGDVIRVEAGQFIAGDGEVIEGVASVDESAITGESAPVIREAGGDRSAVTGGTRVLSDWIKVRITSNPGETFLDRMIALVEGAQRQKTPNEIALSILLSGLTIVFLLAVATLQPFAIYSHAPQTVFVLVSLLVCLIPTTIGGLLSAIGIAGMDRLVQYNVLAMSGRAVEAAGDVNTLLLDKTGTITLGNRQAAEFCPAPGISTERLADAAQLASLADETPEGRSIVVLAKEKYNLRGRDVSGMQAQFVPFTAQTRMSGVDLPGTKIRKGSADAIARFLEQQGASLPRKVSDKVEEIARLGGTPLVVAENDVALGVVYLKDIVKGGLRERLARLRAMGIRTIMITGDNPLTAAVIAREAGVDDFLAEARPEDKMALIKREQAKGKLVAMTGDGTNDAPALAQADVGVAMNTGTQAAKEAGNMVDLDSNPTKLIEIVEIGKQLLMTRGALTTFSIANDVAKYFAIIPAMFAGVFPVLNALNIMHLKTPHSAILSAVIFNAVIIIALIPLALRGVKYEPKPAQILLRRNLLIYGVGGILVPFFGIKLIDVVLNGLHLV